Proteins from a genomic interval of Arachis hypogaea cultivar Tifrunner chromosome 10, arahy.Tifrunner.gnm2.J5K5, whole genome shotgun sequence:
- the LOC112715180 gene encoding uncharacterized protein encodes MQRNTPVRKPHSSTSDLLTWSETPPTETAASPPASSTRSGQPSDRISKVLHGGQLTEEEAQALSKSKPCSGYKMKEMTGSGIFSGNARDSASEASSANLNNKTSIRIYQQALNGVSQISFSTEESISPKKPTAIHEVAKQRELSGTLQSESDSKIKKQISNAKTKELSGNDIFGPPPEIVPRKVVAARTLESKESKDMGEPLPRNVRTSVKVSNPAGGQSNILFGEAPVKKTAKKIHDQKFAELSGNNIFQGDIPPGSAEKHLSRAKLREITGSDIFAAGKAEIKDPVRGARKPPGGESSIALI; translated from the exons ATGCAGAGAAACACGCCGGTGAGAAAACCACACTCTTCCACCTCCGATCTCCTAACATGGTCCGAAACTCCTCCCACGGAAACCGCCGCCTCACCTCCCGCCTCCTCCACCCGCTCCGGCCAG CCTTCGGATAGAATAAGCAAGGTGCTCCATGGAGGCCAGCTCACGGAGGAAGAAGCTCAGGCTCTTTCAAAGAG CAAACCATGCTCAGGGTATAAAATGAAAGAGATGACTGGAAGTGGTATTTTTTCGGGAAATGCCAGAGATTCGGCTTCAGAAGCCAGTTCTGCAAATTTGAATAACAAAACAAGCATTCGCATATATCAG CAAGCACTTAATGGAGTTAGTCAGATATCATTCAGCACCGAAGAAAGCATTTCACCCAAGAAGCCTACCGCTATACATGAGGTTGCAAAGCAACGGGAGCTGAGTGGGACATTGCAAAGTGAATCGGACTCTAAGATTAAGAAGCAAATATCAAATGCCAAGAccaaggagctcagtggaaatgACATATTTGGCCCTCCTCCTGAAATTGTGCCTCGCAAAGTGGTGGCTGCACGTACTTTAGAATCAAAAGAAAGTAAAGACATGGGAGAGCCTCTTCCAAGAAATGTCCGAACATCAGTTAAAGTTTCCAAT CCTGCGGGTGGCCAAAGTAACATCTTATTTGGCGAAGCGCCGGTTAAGAAGACAGCAAAGAAGATACATGATCAGAAGTTTGCGGAGCTCTCAGGCAATAACATCTTCCAAGGAGATATTCCTCCAGGATCAGCAGAAAAGCATCTGAGCAGAGCTAAACTCAGAGAAATCACTGGCAGTGACATATTTGCTGCTGGAAAAGCAGAAATCAAAGACCCTGTTCGTGGTGCACGCAAACCTCCTGGTGGAGAGAGCAGCATTGCcttgatctaa